A window of the Lolium perenne isolate Kyuss_39 chromosome 7, Kyuss_2.0, whole genome shotgun sequence genome harbors these coding sequences:
- the LOC139833894 gene encoding uncharacterized protein translates to MERFDSSGSGFSSGSGSSNPFAGPSVAIIRDIPIAERVPLKLSTTAANFFPWKTYFGLLFREYDLLDHVDGTIDLLAMPHDPEWLAIDATIIRWFYHTVSNDIFRTVVRDGDSAHTVWAKITGLFTDNKIQRVTFLQQEFFGTHQNDLSLDDYALKLKSLSDELRDLEFPIDDKIMLSTLSAGLGEDLS, encoded by the coding sequence ATGGAGCGCTTCGACTCATCCGGCTCCGGTTTCTCCTCCGGCTCCGGCAGCAGCAACCCCTTCGccggcccctccgtcgccatcaTCCGCGACATCCCCATCGCCGAGCGCGTGCCGCTGAAGCTCTCCACCACCGCTGCCAACTTCTTCCCGTGGAAGACGTACTTTGGGCTGCTCTTCCGCGAGTATGATCTCCTTGATCACGTTGACGGCACCATCGACCTCCTCGCCATGCCGCATGACCCCGAGTGGCTcgccatcgacgccaccatcatccgctggTTCTACCATACCGTCTCCAACGACATCTTTCGCACCGTCGTCCGCGACGGCGACTCCGCCCACACGGTCTGGGCTAAGATCACCGGCCTCTTCACCGATAACAAAATCCAGCGGGTCACCTTCCTCCAGCAGGAGTTCTTCGGCACCCACCAGAACGACTTGTCTCTCGATGACTACGCCCTCAAGCTGAAGAGTCTCTCCGATGAGCTCCGCGACTTGGAGTTCCCGATCGATGATAAGATCATGCTCTCCACCCTGTCGGCGGGTCTCGGCGAGGATCTCAGCTGA